A stretch of DNA from Cygnus atratus isolate AKBS03 ecotype Queensland, Australia chromosome 9, CAtr_DNAZoo_HiC_assembly, whole genome shotgun sequence:
atggctaactttttttcattttctccatatTTATGTTCCAGTTCTTCAAAATTAAACACACTTAGAAAACAaggctcttaaaaaaaaattagttgcTTAGCACTCATACAGCAGATGTGGATTACTATGCTGACCTTTAAAAATGAGAGATGATAAATGCTATATAAGAAACAGGCAACAggtatttaaataacttttctaCCTTGAATAAACACATGCATGAATATCGAAAATGTAGCTAAagttactgcagaaaaaaatcactgttaaaaTATCCACATCTATTACTTACTATTTGAATTTTTACTtagttaaaaattaatctttaattAGATAAAAGGTCTAATTATAGTTAAGAGCCTTACACTGCAAAAAGATAAATCATTctacagaacattttaaacCCACGTTACATTCCCTCAGGGCACTCTAATAAAACTGCctttttgcaagtgtttttacAAAATTCCCCTCTCTTGGATGTAGTTATGAACTGTATATACAACCACAATGAAAGCTTAGGAATGTGCAACATGTTTTTATCATATCTGGCTCATAAGGGCCTTGATTCCACTGTATAACATATgaacaataattttaaacaagCCTTGTCACAATTCAGgcctgtgctgctggtgagAACTCAGCAGATTCTGAGTTCAGTCTGAACTGACAGATTCCAAAGTGTTGTACTGCACTTGTCTGACAGCCAACAGAAGTCTGTGAATTGCGTGCAAGCAGTCATTTAGCAAACATCTGCAGCAAACATCTGGACTACAAACTCAGTATTTAGACACAATCTTTTGTATACTATCTAGAAAGAACATCCAAATGTTCATAGGGAGCTTCCATATGTTTTATCACAATGGCATCTTACCAGACAGGGGTCCACTGTTATTCCTCTTGCTTCAAGATTCTTTCTGACAGTTGTCACTTCATCATTTGCCAGATAAGCTGCATGTTCTTCATTGCATTTGATTAACTTCTCGAGTTCATTTTTTGTTTCGTTACGAATATTCTAGGATAAGAATGATTAGTTGGAACTGATTATTGTAGATTTGGAGATCATAATCACCTCCTCAATAAACTATCTCCTAATAAGCCAGTGTCAAATATCTCTGACACTATTACATTTATGTGATCCAAAAGTTTATTTGTGTACAGACATCTAATAGAGACTAATTATAAATGGCTAATCGTCtacttttttctgttcattatgCACAGAAATGTAGAAGAGGAATGGaaggttagaaaaaaatcaaagctgttaGCTACCTTTCCCCTTCAGGAATATCAGCTAGTGTGGTTCACATTCATGTGTTTAATTAAATGattctgctgctctgcaaactCCTGTTTAGTTTTGAACTGTATCTGCCCCCTGCAGTAGACATACAACCAAAAATTTACATGAAATTTTGTGCCGTTTTCTTTTGATTCTaactggaggaggaaaagaataatcaaaacaaaaatcagaccatagGTTTTCTGAAACCAATGAGAATTGTCAGCTTTGCCTATCAGCTAGCAAGAAGTCTTCATGGTCTTTAGCTCACTGGACTCATATCTTTAAGTTGCTGTTCATTAAATTCAAGTAAGATAGGCTGCAATGACTGCCTTTCTCCCATACCTGGCTGCACAGTTGACTGTAAAACTCCTTCCTCTGAAACATTACTCTCTAGTGTATTCTGTtaaattttacttatttctttaaagtatgATTCAGTTTGAGAAATATCTAGAAAAAGTAACATAAAAAGCCCATCATCACTGGGCACTGAAATGAAGGTgctatttaaattcaaaaaaagcaaattccaaAGGAGTAAATGAGAAGAGAGGTTATGATGAAAACAGTCAATCAGAAGATACAACTGTGACAACACCAGTGATAATGCTGTCACATATTAATGAAATCCAAATGGAGCACGATAGAAAACTGCATAAGACTTCTGCTTAAAAGTGACTTCTACCCTGTTTTCATCAATTTCTCTctactgaaagaataaaatccaGGTCAATAGTATAATAGTACAGATGTAATTCAACTGAAGAATAGAAGACAGTTTACAAACCAGTATCTATCTGTAAGATGAAACAAATATATAGAAATCTAGAGGGTGCAATgtttaaaacttaattaaaagcaacaacaatTGCAAAGTATTTAAACCTAAGAGTGTTTTTGAAATCATAAGTTCTGTGAAGAGGGTtggtatttttgaaaactgaccTAGTAATAATCAAAGTTTTCTAAATGTaaggaactattttttttatttctattttttaactttatttttttccctttatattcTTCCCCAGTCCCTATTCTTTTACCTGTTCTTTGGTGCGGCCTATCCAATACATccacctttttttccagtctggaCCCACCATATCTTCAATAACAGACTCAGCTACAAAAGAAACATGGTAGTATCACATGAAATATATGCAACCAGCTAAATTTATAGTTCTAAAAATAGACTCAAGATGAAGAATAGATATTTTGTGCCACAAGTCAgatatcttttattaaaattaaaaaatgactgCCAATGGGCGCTGGTAGATATTTCAAGGAAGTATATAAGAAACATGTCATCCCTCCACTGAGACAGCGTTGTTTACAGCTTCCATATTTCAAGTCATGAGTTTCAAATCATACTTGTTGCAACTTGTATCAAAATTAATTATGCTTGATAACCATAATTGGATCAACTATTTTCCTGAATTTATGCAATCCTCTTACATAGTTCTGTGCCGTTTTTTGATTCTCTATCTCTCTATCATTTAGCTACTGGCTCCCTTACTTATTACAAAAGGAAGAGCACCACCAGCTTATTCAGGCTGTATTTTGACCAGTATTTGCATCAGTATCAGTGCCACCTTAAACTGTCTCTACTATCTCAGTTGTACACATACAAAATCTTGCACTGCAGCGATGAGAAAATTGGCCCAGATTAAAAAGAACACGACCAGAATATATCACACAACTCACTGTCTTTGAGACGACTTTGGAGCGTCTCTTCCATAAAGTGAATAGCTGCATCCCACTGCTGTTTATCAGATATCGACCGATCTTCTAAGGCATTGTGCTGGATCACTCGCTGCAATACAGAACACCTTTTTAGCATAAAGTAAGTAATTTATTCAGGATTTAGtaaaaaaaccaaaaagccaaaaaaaccacacaaccacaaaaaaagcaatatagCAACACAGAATTAATTCTGATATCCTCTTCACCTTTTGATGTCTAAACCAACAGCATTTATTGGACACACATGATTTATTCAAAAGGCAGCTTTCAAAGcactaacaaaaatattttcttgtgcCTTTAATTTGACCCTTTGGTATAGCCTAGCATaagtaatgtaaaaaaaaaaaatgcaacaaacaaCATGAAATCCCTCTAGACAGTAGAGTCTATAAAAATGGCAGTGGAACATTGTTTTTTTATGTGGCTATACTTAACAGAGCAAATAAGCTAATACTGAACAATTCTCACATTTAAAGAATACAAAGATACTGAACATGCAACTTATGTCAAATGATTTCAACAGCACTTAGCAACAATATGAAAAAACCCACTACATTATACCAGACTATCCTCTGCTCTCTCATTCCATTTATGTCGCTTAATACTTTCTTCTTTGACAGCTTGCTTCAGTTTATCAAAGATATCATcatgctcttttccttttggctcTGTCATGAAACGGGAAAATTCTTCTTGCAACGTCTCCCATGCAACCTAGAAAGTCAGAAGACAACACCTACTGAAGCAGACCACTATACCATGCACCAAGctgtaaagaaacatttattacagTTCCTACAACAATTTGCATACATTCTGAAAGCAAAGTACAAGCATAAGTCACTgacttttcctttgctgtcttATCCATTACTACAAGGTCAACACTAAAGGTTACTTCATTATGGAGCGAGTTAAATTCTGTTAAACTTGGATAAATCTATAAAATATGAACATACCTAGTTTGAAGGAGTTgtttaagcttttaaaagttttttttcctcctgtctttaACAGAGAAATTCgtcagaagaacaaaatatgaTGTTCATGCTCTACATTCTTCTTGACATCAAGACTGTGCTAGTTTTCTCTGACATGTAAGCTGGTAAGAACTGCAGATAGCCTTTCAAACCATCAATTTACTTCTCTGGACCTATGCTTGCATTTTAACAGACTTTacacagatatatatttttaaattttaaataaaagacatggtaaataggaaaatgaagcaCAACTTTAtttacagaactgaaatatCTTAATCCACTTGAATTCTAACCTCTACTGCTTTATTAGGCAGTTGCTTGTCAGTCCACTGCTTCAGTTTGATGTCCACAGTTGTGTTAAATGTCCCTGAGTTCattgtctgtgctgctggaaggtAGATATTCTCAATCACATGAGTAGATACCCTCTCCCATAATGTCTTCTGAAGAATCTCTTCCCTAAAATAGAAAGTTATAATATCTATGATggcttccaaaacaaaactgtctaAAGGGTGTGCATTCAATTTCTTAGAAACACTGACAAAGGACTATAGAACACAGGAAATACTCCTTAACATCAGTGCACAACTTCAACCCAAATCCACTTGCAAGGACAAAGCTACACAATGTTTTTGGTAGAAAAGACAGCTTCAGAAGTTCAGTTCAACAACACTTTTGACTACTACTGAACAATAAGGGTTCCTTGCACCTTTTAACTGTAACAGTATAACCACGCAAACTGTGTGTCCATATGCATGGCAGGTGGGGGAATAGTAATGGGTCAGACCGTAAAGCATTGAAATGATTTGACTTAGAAGTCCACACTCCCATAACAAAGCATGTGGggtttgtttctgttgtattctgaactttttttttttttggggggggggggggggaacatgCCAACAAACATCCCAGATTTGATAAATAATGAAGCAAGTTGAGAAGTTCAACCTACCCAATCCACAACATAAAATGAACTTCAGCACCTATTACATAGCCAATAGCAGCAAataacaaaatgacaaaactgCATTATGTTTGGACTACAACAGAAATCCAGACTAATACAGCGCTTACACCACTTTCTCTGATCACACTTGCATGCCTGGACTTATTTTAATGAGAGCCAGACATATTACCTTGGTTCTTAATCAATAACCAAGTGACAGTTCAATTCAGGTCACTGAAGGCAAAGGCATTAAAGGAAACTTTGTAATTGTCTGTTATGAAACAGGCTGTCAAAGCAATCCTTTTCATTGGCCATTCTCCTCTAAGACTGCATCTAGAGTGATTTTACTATGAAATGATGCTACACTTAAAATACTTAGGTATGAGAAAGAGAGAACTTAGCCTAAGTGTGCCTTACAGAGAAGCAGGGTAGCATAGTAAGGTGCTACTTCATTTTGGCTACCAAGGAGATAGCTGTTTTTACAGCCAAGAATTAAATCATCTTTCAACTTACAAGTCTCCAATTCACAGGGatacaaatcattttttcctctcgACAAGGTGCTATGTGTTATTTTGACATGCACGCTGGTAAACCCAAAACAGGAAGTTAAGAGGAATTATTGATTCAAACTTCAAATGAACATCTTCAACATGACCATTCCCTTTAAACTCAATAGGTATTTCAAGAGAATCATAAAAATATCTATTGTTCATTATACTGTAtattgaaacaacaaaacaaaacattgacTGGCATCACATAATTTTAGTCAGTTGATTCTACAGGTATTTGTGAATCTGGACACTTCTATACCGACAAAGGAAATAATACGTTGTcctaagaaaaacagtttcctaACTATATTGGATAATATTATTAGTAAACcctttatattttaatggtaAATTCTGTTAGTCaactaaaaaacagaaaagctatcTTACCAGTGCTTTGGTGTAACCTGAGTCAAACTTATGACTTCATCAAGAATCTCATTCTTCGCCTTTTCAAATAGTTCATTctatgcaaaaggaaaaacaggaaataagattttattttaagtacagTTTGACCACATTTTTATGCAAAGAGtaacaaaaaactttttctttggGCCTTTAAGCCTAAAATGGTACCTTCTGATCATGTTCTGGACAATGTATGTGCTTGTCATAAGCTACCCTGGTTTACCATGCATCTTCCCACCCATCTCTTGCATGCCTCTGGCCAGGCATGGCATTTGAATATTCAGGGTCTCTATAAAAGAATTAGAGAACGGGATCATAATTGTTTTGTTACTCCGTCTGTTGGAAAGAGCAGGGAATGTAACGTCTCTTTGTCAGTTCTATTAATCATGATCACAAAGAAACAGATGTATTCCTGTGGGCAGTTTAGGTCAATTAACTGTATACTAGATGAGTGAAGGACTTGTTAAGCATTAAATTACTACAACTTTGAAGTGTGCTATGGGAGAACTCAGTATTTCCTTCCCCTAGAATAGTTTATACTGTCCTCACATTTTAAAGTGTTGGTAATTTATGCTAATTTTAAGAAACCTTTACAAATGAGATTAAAGGGCATGAATTTTAACCCACAGTCTTCAAAGCACTTTGTAGCACACAAATTAAGCCAGTAGTGTAATTTACCCTGTCAAGCTCTCGCAACCGGGGGTAATTATTCTTCCATTCAGTCTCAAGATTGAAACGTGTGgctgcaaaaagaaatcagaaaacaggCCTTAACTTTTAAATTGTCTACATGCGCTTCAtgattatttttagaaatttatattttatttagaaatttatattttatttagaaatatttatagttTAGAAGTTACTAAAATTGCAACAAATATTGCATAAGACAAACCTTCCAAAAACTTCAAGTGCATCTATAAATGAATGATTGTTTTTCCACCATCTGTGCTCATACATTGTTTCTACAAATTGCAGGATTCACACATCACAAAGTAGAAAGGGTGGCAAGAGTCCCATTCAACTTACAACTCTGCACTGACCCGGCTGATCAGATGGTATCTCTACAGAGAATGCCATTTCAAACACATTTGAAGGTAGtggaaaaattctgttttgccCAAAAAAGgcctgaatttgttttcttcataattatTGACTCCTCCAGCTTTTACAGCAAGTCCTTTACagcatgaattatttttatcatgctTTTGTAAAGATTAAATGAAGCAATTATCATGTCATGAGAAGTTGTCATcacacaaaatatataaaacaattgTCCAAGCATGATGGCAAAACAGCATTACATGCTTGTGGAAGAACTGTTTTAACAGCAAGTTGCTATTTCACTTTGTCTTTTGAAGTCGATGTTTACCTTTAAAAGCATCTGCTTGCTGCTCCACAGACTCTCTCAccattttccaaaagcagtCTGACACAGCAAGACTTAAGTTTTTTGTTGTCACCTGGTGTGCCTTCAGCATAGATGTCCTGTAAAGAAAGACAGCTATAGGAAACTATTCCATGCACACCCAAGCTTCCTGGACCGCATTTTCTCTTCACAAgaagaaagctttgcttttttctttcatcctctcatctctctttttctccgCTCACTGACAGTGAGTATTAGGTATCAAGACTAGCTTTGTCACCTCAACAAGGTGCTTAATATAAGCAGAAAACATCTCAAATAGCACTTCTGCATTGCAATCTTTGTAACATGTTCAACAAGAAAAACTAATGCTAGCATTTACCAGCACAAGCCCATTTTAGTAAAAGGAATAAATTCCAACATACTTCAACAACttggaattttgaaaaaattcCTCTTCATACTCTTTAATAGATTCAAtgctttcactgctgtttcctggagaaagaaaagagtgcTGCAACAGTTCTATTTAGACAGTTTTCTCTGCtattaaggagaaaataagCAGAGCCAGAGCTCTCTTTACCTTTTCCAGtaacaactgcaaaataacCCAAAGCTTTCATTGGGAAGAGTTTGCCTTCAATTATCTGCTGGATCTATGAAgataaaggataaaaaaaacaTGGTGAATTTTGCATAGAGATATTCTTTCCTTCAGCGCAGTTTAACAGCCACCTGCATATGTATGTAAGCATAGATTACTCTAAGAAGCAGTTTGTCAAGGGACTGTAAGTTCTattgatatttaaaagaaaaaaaaaaagaagtataagAAGGCATAAAACAAATAAGGCAGAACATCACAAATCatgaaataaagtgaaaaagcCTATCCGAGAATACCCTAAAGCCTTCCCAGCAGGTTCCACTTCCTGAGGTCACTTACGTGAAAGGAATCACTACAAAAGCATGCTGTACCCAAGCTGTAACTTGACTGAAATCACGTCACTGACCACTAAAAGCAAAGCCTAAGAGAGATTAAAACAGAAACCACTTCAAAAAATATCATATTGAATAGAGATCAATAATTTTGACAGCctcaaacatttttatgtgtgtgACTTTAGCCAtcataacatgaaaaaaaaagtttcaactCACCCTGCTTGGGCTAGCCACATTTTTCTCAGCAAGATCAACTTTAGTAAGCACAAAAATCGTCCTTTTTCCTTGGGGATCCATTTGGCTGACTAAGTCTGTGACAATACTGCGTTCTGCATCCACTGATCCATCTAAAGTAAACAGTTATATTTTAGGGACTATATAAGGTGACTCACAGTACTGAAGATATGGTAGGCATCAAATAAGTTTCATATTACAActgtaaaacagtaaaattacaCATGTATTTAACTTCTGGTTACACACAGTGAAAACTTGCTTCGTTCCTAGTATCATAAAAATTTCACTTCATTGTACTAGTGTGAGTTCCCACCAAAACTAAAAGTTACCCTACTTGCCAGCTTGTTCAAATATTAATCTCTTTCACTGTCTGTTACCTCCAAAAGCACTTCTGTAGAAATCTTGAATTTGATTACTATcaccattttcttcttaatgatAAAAATCTTATCAAAGCTTCTGCTGTCACTGACAGAAAAGATGCCTAAATTTACAAATGGGCATTTCATAGCATGCTGCTTTGTACACTGTATAAATTCCatgcatggaaataaatatataatcagGAATTTTCCAAAAGGAACGTAAgaattagaattaaaaacaaaacaaaaaacaatcaaacaacaacaacaaaaacctgacACTTGGATATCCATCTAGATTCTTGTTACCTTGAATACAAAGGATGATGGCATTAGGATTCTGCATGTAGGCCTTGCTGATGCTAAAGATAGTTTCCTTTGTATCCGGAGCCATACCTGATGTCACAGTCTTTTATACagagatatatatttaaaggaaagaagaaaacagaaagataaaaaaaaggaaaaaacaaacataagaaCAGTTAATGTTCTCAGTAATAACATTACTTTACTTACAGatcttaaagatttttttttaaacactgcatACTTACACTAATTACTCCAGGTAAATCAACCAATACCATTCTCTGCAAACCAGGACCTTTCACACTTAAGGATATAGTCTGTGaagtaaaattgaaattaaatatttatacatacacagaGCTACTTTGTATGTACttaacacacaaaataaacatatttacaCACACTTTAAGCCAGCAAGTCTGCAATCTTAAATAGGAGGTCCAATTTTATATGCACATATTTGTGatataaaactgattttaacaGTTCAAACACACTTTGTGTAGGACTAAGTATTAAGTATATACAAATTGGATTTGCTGTAGTCTGTTATTTGAAGAATACTTACAAAAGATATACACGTCATACATTTAGTAGCAAGTATCTGTACAAGCCTTACCTCAGTGCTAACAGTGCACCCTTCCTTCACACTATTTCTCATTCtgatttctatttcatttctcaAAGCTGCAAGCTGtttcaagaaaaagcaaaatatcagaCATAATATTTCACCCAAccatgacagaagaaaaatgacaaacataaaaaaaaccCCTTTACTTAGGGATTGTTCAAAATCTGTTCATAAACATGAACGAGTATGTCTAATACACATCTGAAAAACATGCATGTTGAATAACTAGTTTGGTAAATGGGGCACTAAACTGCAGATTACCTGCAGACCCTTGTATACTCCCCAGAATGTCTTCTCCTACATCATTCTACCCATCTAAGTACTAGCCAAAAATCCTATTAAGAGATAATGTAACATCTAATATCATGCCTTGCCCCAGTCAACATACTTCACTCTAAATAAACAGGGGCTAACAGCCCATAAAGATACAAAAGtttcagagaattaaaaatcacattaacTTCCAGTCACCTCTTTTTATACTTACATCCTCTTCCTTAGTCAGATCAAACTCCCGAGAGCTGTCTTTGAATAAAGCCACATGGTGGGGACCTTCGCTAAGGGTTACCTGAATGGTAAAAGCCTTACTTGAGAAAGCATGGTAAAATTAACATGGAGAAACATCAGAAGTACATAACATTTATATACTTCCCACTGCAGGCAGACATACTTATGTAATGCTTACTCATTACAGAACTATTTATACAGTGGGAACTGTAAATACAGGAGTACTTACAGTAAGAACTACTACTATTCTGGTAGTACATACAGATCCCATATTGGCCTGACGAAGTTTTCTCATTAACTAACAACTCACCTGCTTAGATAGAGGCCATTTTATAAATGAATGTTCACATATGCTTCAAGTAATGGCTTAATCAGAGATAGTACAACACAGTGAATACTGATTAAGAGATTATGACATTTCTTACCTTAACAGGGGAACGTGTCATCATCTCCCCAGACCCCCGAGGGAATATACGGGCTTGAGCGATCATTTCTAACACACTGGTTTTTCCTGCACTTTGATCTCCAACAACGACCACCTTACGAGAAAGTTTAAACAACCACTGGCTTTCAGCAGACCATTTTGAAAGCTTAGACAAAAGCTGACCAAATATATGTTAATCCATACCAATGCTGGCTGTGTTATGTTtgacaacaaaaacatttgtttaaatatgaagaaatgttaACTTTTATTCAAGCAAAAACTTTGAATTTTGCTTCAGACAGCACTGTCCATACAGCAGCCTATGGGCCTAATCTGCCAGGCCATCTAATGACAGGAAGAAGTGCTTGCTGTTCTCACAGCAGCCAGTGCTTCTCTGCTTGTGCATAGTTCTTTCAGTCAGGTGAAAGGCTCAGCATTAGTCATCTGGTagatgctgcttctgcctggagaaggccAAGACTTGACAACTTATTGTCACATCCCATCTTACCAGCTCATTATAGAAGCCACCAATGCCAGAGGCGGCTGCACAAGCAGGAAGCATTCCCATCTCTCCACTACACCAGCAGCTAAGACGAGGCAACCTCCTCCCCTCCAACAGCAGCACTACGGTGGGGAATTAGCTGGGGCACCTTTACCTTCTCAGCTCTACTGATACAAACcttaaaaacaccttttttttttttaaacacaaagttGAGGAGGCTGGGATATACCGAGTGAGACCATTTAAAACGAAAGGTTGATAACAGCAGCAATATCCAGATCCAGACAGGGTTTTATCTGTAAATCAAGGCAGACTTAACATATTGCACTGGTTACTCTCAAACTTCAACACTTAAAATGGGCAATATGTATTTATGCAAAACCCT
This window harbors:
- the OPA1 gene encoding dynamin-like 120 kDa protein, mitochondrial isoform X2, with amino-acid sequence MWRTRAAAACVICRSLAKSNYGIKRKSPLQNLHLVSRSIHHPYYPSSKFQRPPLRISIQQFSSLNRLPFHKTKLLNVKYGYQSYRNFWLARLASRLLRIRYIILGSAVGGGYTAKKTYDQWKDMMPDLDDYKWIVPDFIWELDEHIDFEKIIKALPDADDLAKLLPDFDKIGESFASLKGFFSPGSPGETAFRATDQGYDNDKQYKKSLLGELILLQQQIQQHEEEARRAAGQYNTGSYQQKRKVSDKEKIDQLQEELLRTQLKYQRMLERLEKENKELRKLVLQRDDKGIHQRKLKKSLIDMYSEVLDILSDYDASYNTQDHLPRVVVVGDQSAGKTSVLEMIAQARIFPRGSGEMMTRSPVKVTLSEGPHHVALFKDSSREFDLTKEEDLAALRNEIEIRMRNSVKEGCTVSTETISLSVKGPGLQRMVLVDLPGVISTVTSGMAPDTKETIFSISKAYMQNPNAIILCIQDGSVDAERSIVTDLVSQMDPQGKRTIFVLTKVDLAEKNVASPSRIQQIIEGKLFPMKALGYFAVVTGKGNSSESIESIKEYEEEFFQNSKLLKTSMLKAHQVTTKNLSLAVSDCFWKMVRESVEQQADAFKATRFNLETEWKNNYPRLRELDRNELFEKAKNEILDEVISLTQVTPKHWEEILQKTLWERVSTHVIENIYLPAAQTMNSGTFNTTVDIKLKQWTDKQLPNKAVEVAWETLQEEFSRFMTEPKGKEHDDIFDKLKQAVKEESIKRHKWNERAEDSLRVIQHNALEDRSISDKQQWDAAIHFMEETLQSRLKDTESVIEDMVGPDWKKRWMYWIGRTKEQNIRNETKNELEKLIKCNEEHAAYLANDEVTTVRKNLEARGITVDPCLIKDTWHQIYRRYFLKTALNHCNLCRRGFYYYQRHFVDSELECNDIVLFWRIQRMLAITANTLRQQLTNTEVRRLEKNVKEVLEDFAEDSEKKVKLLTGKRVQLAEDLKKVREIQEKLEAFIEALHQEK
- the OPA1 gene encoding dynamin-like 120 kDa protein, mitochondrial isoform X4 produces the protein MWRTRAAAACVICRSLAKSNYGIKRKSPLQNLHLVSRSIHHPYYPSSKFQRPPLRISIQQFSSLNRLPFHKTKLLNVKYGYQSYRNFWLARLASRLLRIRYIILGSAVGGGYTAKKTYDQWKDMMPDLDDYKWIVPDFIWELDEHIDFEKIIKALPDADDLAKLLPDFDKIGESFASLKGFFSPGSPGETAFRATDQGYDNDKQYKKVSDKEKIDQLQEELLRTQLKYQRMLERLEKENKELRKLVLQRDDKGIHQRKLKKSLIDMYSEVLDILSDYDASYNTQDHLPRVVVVGDQSAGKTSVLEMIAQARIFPRGSGEMMTRSPVKVTLSEGPHHVALFKDSSREFDLTKEEDLAALRNEIEIRMRNSVKEGCTVSTETISLSVKGPGLQRMVLVDLPGVISTVTSGMAPDTKETIFSISKAYMQNPNAIILCIQDGSVDAERSIVTDLVSQMDPQGKRTIFVLTKVDLAEKNVASPSRIQQIIEGKLFPMKALGYFAVVTGKGNSSESIESIKEYEEEFFQNSKLLKTSMLKAHQVTTKNLSLAVSDCFWKMVRESVEQQADAFKATRFNLETEWKNNYPRLRELDRNELFEKAKNEILDEVISLTQVTPKHWEEILQKTLWERVSTHVIENIYLPAAQTMNSGTFNTTVDIKLKQWTDKQLPNKAVEVAWETLQEEFSRFMTEPKGKEHDDIFDKLKQAVKEESIKRHKWNERAEDSLRVIQHNALEDRSISDKQQWDAAIHFMEETLQSRLKDTESVIEDMVGPDWKKRWMYWIGRTKEQNIRNETKNELEKLIKCNEEHAAYLANDEVTTVRKNLEARGITVDPCLIKDTWHQIYRRYFLKTALNHCNLCRRGFYYYQRHFVDSELECNDIVLFWRIQRMLAITANTLRQQLTNTEVRRLEKNVKEVLEDFAEDSEKKVKLLTGKRVQLAEDLKKVREIQEKLEAFIEALHQEK
- the OPA1 gene encoding dynamin-like 120 kDa protein, mitochondrial isoform X3, with translation MWRTRAAAACVICRSLAKSNYGIKRKSPLQNLHLVSRSIHHPYYPSSKFQRPPLRISIQQFSSLNRLPFHKTKLLNVKYGYQSYRNFWLARLASRLLRIRYIILGSAVGGGYTAKKTYDQWKDMMPDLDDYKWIVPDFIWELDEHIDFEKIIKALPDADDLAKLLPDFDKIGESFASLKGFFSPGYNLVSEVIGASDLLLLLGSPGETAFRATDQGYDNDKQYKKVSDKEKIDQLQEELLRTQLKYQRMLERLEKENKELRKLVLQRDDKGIHQRKLKKSLIDMYSEVLDILSDYDASYNTQDHLPRVVVVGDQSAGKTSVLEMIAQARIFPRGSGEMMTRSPVKVTLSEGPHHVALFKDSSREFDLTKEEDLAALRNEIEIRMRNSVKEGCTVSTETISLSVKGPGLQRMVLVDLPGVISTVTSGMAPDTKETIFSISKAYMQNPNAIILCIQDGSVDAERSIVTDLVSQMDPQGKRTIFVLTKVDLAEKNVASPSRIQQIIEGKLFPMKALGYFAVVTGKGNSSESIESIKEYEEEFFQNSKLLKTSMLKAHQVTTKNLSLAVSDCFWKMVRESVEQQADAFKATRFNLETEWKNNYPRLRELDRNELFEKAKNEILDEVISLTQVTPKHWEEILQKTLWERVSTHVIENIYLPAAQTMNSGTFNTTVDIKLKQWTDKQLPNKAVEVAWETLQEEFSRFMTEPKGKEHDDIFDKLKQAVKEESIKRHKWNERAEDSLRVIQHNALEDRSISDKQQWDAAIHFMEETLQSRLKDTESVIEDMVGPDWKKRWMYWIGRTKEQNIRNETKNELEKLIKCNEEHAAYLANDEVTTVRKNLEARGITVDPCLIKDTWHQIYRRYFLKTALNHCNLCRRGFYYYQRHFVDSELECNDIVLFWRIQRMLAITANTLRQQLTNTEVRRLEKNVKEVLEDFAEDSEKKVKLLTGKRVQLAEDLKKVREIQEKLEAFIEALHQEK